The Dissulfurirhabdus thermomarina DNA window GGGAGGAGAGACGGCATGCAACCCCAAGACATCTCCCAGTTCGAGGTCCGGGTCCCCAAGCTGCCCGGGCGGGCCCTCCTGGGGCTCCTGCTGGCGGCGGTGGCCGCCCTGGTGCTCTGGAACACGTGGTACACGGTGGCCCCGGAGGAGGTCGGGGTGGTGCTCCGGTTCGGGCGGTTCGTCCGCCAGGAGGCGCCCGGGCTCCACTTCAAGCTGCCGGCGCCCGTGGAGCGGGTCTACAAGGTGCCGGTCCAGCGCCAGCTCCGGGAGAACTTCGGCTTCCGGACCGGGGAACTGGCCCGCCGCATGGGACGCCTCGGGGGGCAGCTCGAGGCCGAGTCGCTCATGCTCACCGGGGACCTCAACGTGGCCGTGGTGGAATGGACCACCCAGTACCGGGTGGCCGACGCCTACAAGTACCTCTTCAAGGTGGCGGACATCCAGACCACCTTCCGGGACATGAACGAGGCGGTCATGCGGGCCGTGGTGGGGGACCGGACGGTGAACGAGGTCCTCACCGTGGGCCGCCAGGAGGTGGCCGACATGGCGATCCAGAAGCTCCAGGCCCTCTGCGACGAGTACGAGACCGGCATCGTGGTGGACCAGATCGTGCTCCAGGACGTGAACCCGCCCGACCCGGTCAAGCCCTCCTTCAACGAGGTCAACCAGGCCCAGCAGGAGAAGGAAAAGCTCATCAACGACGCCATGGCCGCCTACAACCGGGCCATCCCCCGGGCGCGCGGGGAGGCCCTCCGGACCGTGCAGCAGGCCGAGGGCTACGCCGCCGACCGCGTCAACCGGGCCAAGGGTGACGCCAAGCGCTTCGAGGCCGTCCTGGCCGCCTACCGCCGGGCGCCCAACGTGACCCGGCGCCGGCTCTACCTCGAGACCATGGCGGAGATATTCCCGCGGGCCAGCCGCAAGGTGATCCTCGACGAGAAGGCCCGCAACCTGCTGCCGCTCCTGTCCCTCGACGGGGAGGTGAAGAAATGAAACAGTTCTCCCTCGGCCTGCTCCTGCTCGTCCTGCTCCTCGCCGTCTCCGTGGTGGGCGGCGCCTTCTACCTCGTCAACGAGGCCGAGCAGGTGGTGATCACCCAGTTCGGAAAGCCCGTGGGCCGTCCCATCACGGAGCCGGGGCTCCACGTGAAGCTCC harbors:
- the hflK gene encoding FtsH protease activity modulator HflK, translated to MQPQDISQFEVRVPKLPGRALLGLLLAAVAALVLWNTWYTVAPEEVGVVLRFGRFVRQEAPGLHFKLPAPVERVYKVPVQRQLRENFGFRTGELARRMGRLGGQLEAESLMLTGDLNVAVVEWTTQYRVADAYKYLFKVADIQTTFRDMNEAVMRAVVGDRTVNEVLTVGRQEVADMAIQKLQALCDEYETGIVVDQIVLQDVNPPDPVKPSFNEVNQAQQEKEKLINDAMAAYNRAIPRARGEALRTVQQAEGYAADRVNRAKGDAKRFEAVLAAYRRAPNVTRRRLYLETMAEIFPRASRKVILDEKARNLLPLLSLDGEVKK